The following proteins come from a genomic window of Alnus glutinosa chromosome 10, dhAlnGlut1.1, whole genome shotgun sequence:
- the LOC133880749 gene encoding uncharacterized protein LOC133880749 isoform X2, whose protein sequence is MLEKCQEISPKKEQHAIGVQQGHGKWVHYAIHLHEPHITLFCYGPKGSHEHLSSQKGMEKGRDYPKCSIPRNKLIEIVNIRRYALLLMQFNFIIFRDVVYPNRQIPF, encoded by the exons ATGCTAGAGAAGTGTCAAGAAATAAGTCCAAAG AAGGAACAGCATGCGATTGGCGTTCAACAGGGCCATGGAAAGTGGGTCCACTATGCAATTCATCTCCACGAGCCACACATCACGCTGTTCTGTTATGGGCCTAAAGGAAGCCATGAG CATCTTTCAAGCCAAAAAGGCATGGAGAAGGGAAGGGATTATCCTAAATGCAGTATCCCTAGAAACAAACTGATCGAGATTGTGAATATACGGAGATATGCCTTACTGCTCatgcaatttaattttataatttttagggaTGTTGTGTATCCAAATAGACAAATTCCTTTTTAA
- the LOC133880749 gene encoding uncharacterized protein LOC133880749 isoform X1 — protein sequence MLEKCQEISPKVSLLSCHFFCFWLFFDFYRGRLSASSWKRNSMRLAFNRAMESGSTMQFISTSHTSRCSVMGLKEAMRWNLKCSMKKMLVLNRILMHLSSQKGMEKGRDYPKCSIPRNKLIEIVNIRRYALLLMQFNFIIFRDVVYPNRQIPF from the exons ATGCTAGAGAAGTGTCAAGAAATAAGTCCAAAGGTCAGCTTGTTGTCATGTCACTTCTTTTGCTTCTGGCTTTTCTTCGACTTCTATCGGGGAAGGCTCAGTGCTTCCTCCTGGAA AAGGAACAGCATGCGATTGGCGTTCAACAGGGCCATGGAAAGTGGGTCCACTATGCAATTCATCTCCACGAGCCACACATCACGCTGTTCTGTTATGGGCCTAAAGGAAGCCATGAG GTGGAACCTGAAGTGTTCAATGAAGAAAATGTTGGTCCTAAATAGGATATTGATG CATCTTTCAAGCCAAAAAGGCATGGAGAAGGGAAGGGATTATCCTAAATGCAGTATCCCTAGAAACAAACTGATCGAGATTGTGAATATACGGAGATATGCCTTACTGCTCatgcaatttaattttataatttttagggaTGTTGTGTATCCAAATAGACAAATTCCTTTTTAA